Within the Cyanobium sp. ATX 6F1 genome, the region GTGATCGAGCCATCACCGCAGACACGGATCTGCGCCTCTCTCGGTTCTTTGGGCTGAGTGAGGGCTACTGGCTTAGGCTCCAGGTTTCCTTTGACTTGAAGGTTCAGTCCCGGCTGCTCGCCGACCAACTCAAAGCGATCAAACCCTTCCAGCTGGCCTGTTCCTGAAGCAAATTCAGGATCACCAGTTCGCTGAGGCCGCGGAT harbors:
- a CDS encoding HigA family addiction module antitoxin, which encodes MAQLLSPIPPGEILQEEFLVPMGLSANALAKAIGVPRNRISLILKGDRAITADTDLRLSRFFGLSEGYWLRLQVSFDLKVQSRLLADQLKAIKPFQLACS